One Oryza sativa Japonica Group chromosome 8, ASM3414082v1 DNA window includes the following coding sequences:
- the LOC9267039 gene encoding uncharacterized protein produces MEASPRGRLLAFAPTLHLLLRALWVAGVLNIAKDVVHCARLQSTTSVLDDHRCNLSLSFALAMLFISLLGRSILRRSDAKAEAELGGGEEDGDDVLPEKASSSPETHPRAHWMLQGWSPRDVEVGFVMGLAFLPYLWITMLVSLFLLVPRLHPPPPAERGVPVVELLGDLMVHVGCLCVSINLCSLGVPYAMLRLTKALDAKDGDAWIL; encoded by the exons ATGGAGGCGTCTCcccgcggccgcctcctcgccttcGCGCCCacgctccacctcctcctccgcgcgctcTGGGTAGCCGGCGTCCTCAACATCGCCAAGGACGTCGTGCACTGCGCCCGCCTGCAGAGCACCACCTCCGTCCTGGACGACCACCGCTGCAACCTCTCCCTCTCGTTCGCGCTCGCCATGCTCTTCATCTCGCTGCTCGGCCGGAGCATCCTCCGCCGCAGCGACGccaaggcggaggcggag CTTGGAGGAGGTGAAGAAGACGGCGACGATGTGCTCCCCGAGAAGGCGTCTTCTTCCCCGGAGACGCATCCCCGTGCTCACTGGATGCTCCAGGGGTGGTCGCCGCGTGATGTGGAGGTCGGATTCGTGATGGGGCTCGCCTTCCTCCCCTACCTCTGGATCACCATGCTCGTCTCGCTCTTCCTGCTGGTGCCGCGGCTGCATCCGCCCCCACCTGCTGAAAGGGGGGTTCCTGTGGTGGAGCTGCTCGGTGACCTCATGGTCCATGTCGGGTGCCTCTGCGTCTCCATCAACCTGTGCAGCCTTGGCGTCCCGTACGCCATGCTCAGGCTGACGAAGGCGCTCGACGCCAAGGATGGAGACGCATGGATACTCTAA